In the genome of Perca fluviatilis chromosome 4, GENO_Pfluv_1.0, whole genome shotgun sequence, one region contains:
- the LOC120557687 gene encoding butyrophilin subfamily 2 member A2-like, which yields MKEPKLITVREGSDVTLPCSLWHQEDITSTQFIWQKVSRTTDNGQKVFLYDNGDLYSEKRPGQSEQFNGRVSHFPDGLEQGNASITIRNMTNADSGYYRCDFPLIQKRQEFHFKLVVA from the exons ATGAAAG AACCAAAACTCATCACAGTGAGAGAAGGCAGTGATGTTACTTTACCCTGTTCCCTCTGGCACCAGGAGGACATTACGTCAACACAGTTTATCTGGCAGAAAGTTTCCCGGACAACTGATAATGGTCAGAAGGTGTTCCTGTATGATAATGGTGATCTTTACAGTGAGAAGCGTCCAGGTCAGAGTGAGCAGTTCAATGGTCGAGTCTCACATTTTCCAGATGGACTGGAACAAGGCAACGCCTCCATAACCATCAGAAATATGACGAACGCTGACAGTGGATACTACAGATGTGATTTTCCATTAATTCAGAAACGTCAAGAATTCCACTTTAAGCTTGTTGTTG CTTAA